The window CTGCCCTGAGCAGAGGAAGCGGTGggaagcagggcaggaggaggaggaggatgtcgGTGCTCAGCACGTTGCCTTTCCTAAAGCCCGTTCAACTGAGGTCCCCCCAAAGCTCGCCTGGGGGCCAGCGCCGCCACACGCTGCCCGCCAGCGAGTTTCGCTGCCTCAGCCCCGAGGATGCCATCAGCGTGTTCGAGATCGAGCGGGAAGGTAAGGGGTTGCCCCAGGGAGGTCCTGCCTGGTGGCATCGGCTGGAGATGCcctgtcccttccctccaccagTCCCTCGTGCTCCTTGGGGGCACACCGTGGTGGCAAAACCCCCGCACATGCCCTCGTGGGTGATAAGGGAGGGAGCCAGCCACCGTGACTTGTGGCCAGGCCACCACGGGCTCCCTAACGAGGTGGGGGAGGCTGTGATTAAGGAGGTGGAGAACCACAGCCCCCAGCTCACCCAGCTGCCCGGGGTGGGGATGGTGGGAGGCGATCCCAGAGCAGGACCAGGCGAGTGGGGAGCAGCTCTCCTGAAACAGCCCTGCCAGAGGCGAGCGGACAGGAGAGGGGGAAGGTGGGAGGAAGGACACCATGCTCAGTCTCCTATTGCACAGGGGCACTTTGAGATGCACCCCGCAGcaacctccctcctcccctccatcccaGGCACCCTGAGCTCCCCTCACTCAGTTTCGCCCGGCccatttctccctcctctccaaaGGACAAGGGCAGCCGGGGAGATGCCAGGAGGAAGGGGTCATCTCAGCACCCGCTGCTGTAGCCCTGGAATCAGCAATGGGAGCGGGGAGCCAGTCCCtgggctgcggggggctgcctctggaggagcagagctgccccCGGGAGCCATCCTGTCCCTTAGAGCTCCTTTAGGCCAAGTAGGCAGCAGGACACATGCCATCTCTCCCCACCACATCCCACTTCCCACCCCTACATCAGCGCCGGGGGGTTGTCTGGGTCCCCCTCACTGTGCTCACCGCCGTCTCCCTCCAGCCTTTATATCCGTCTCTGGGGACTGTCCCCTCCACCTGGACGAGATCCGGCACTTTCTGAACCTGTGCCCGGAGCTCTCCCTCGGCTGGTTTGAAGAAGGGCGGCTCGTGGCATTCATCATCGGCTCCCTCTGGGACCAGGACAGGCTCAGCCAGGTAAGAGCCGGACCATGTTCTTCCCGGCTTGCGTGCTCAGAGAGGCACTGCCAGAGCCTGAGGACGAGGAGAAGCTCCCTGGGGCGCTGAGGCTACTTACCAATCTTCTCCTAAGACTATTTGCTACAGGGCTGCTCTGGTGGAAAGGAACTTTCTCATTAATTAATTTTACTGATGCTGTTAAAAAATATGCTCAGTAATTCCCcacaacattcattttaaaattaaaaacctgcaGGGATGACGGGGGGAGGTGAAGGGGGATGGCACTGGGACCCTTCTCCCTTTGGGGGAGGACGTGGACCCTGGTTCATTGGGGTGGGGAACCAAGACACATACAGGATGGGACCCCCTGATCACACTAACCCCCACTCCCCCCTCGGCAGGCGGCGCTGACCCTGCACAAGCCGCAGGGCACAGCAGTGCACATCCACGTGCTGGCCGTGCACCGCACCTTCCGGCAGCAGGGCAAGGGCTCCATCCTCATGTGGCGGTACCTGCAGTACCTGCGGTGCCTGCCTTTCGCCCGGCGCGCCCTGCTCATGTGCGAAGATTTCCTCGTGCCCTTCTACCAGAAGTGCGGTTTCAAGGCGCTGGGTCCCTGCGAGGTGACAGTGGGGGAGCTGGCCTTCATCGAGATGCAGCACCCCGTCCGGGGACATGCCTTCATGCGCAGGAACAGTGGCTGCTGAGcctcctcccgtccagccctgctgggggaagggggggggggccggagagaggctgggggtgggggggaaataaGAGGCTGTGACCCCTCTCCATCCCCGCCACGGCTATACATGTTCCCCGGCTGGCCCTGGCTACAGCTACTCCCTCTGCCGCATCTGCCTTCCAGCCAGGAGATCAGCCCGGtcccatcccagccccacagggctggggacagaaATCTCTGGCCTGGCCCCGCTGGAAGCACTGGCCCCCCGGGCTCTGCTTtagccagggctgggctggcaagcctgggcaggctgcagggccATGTGCCCCACGGGGATGGAAAGGCGTTGTCCTAggagcagctggggcaggctCCGCTGATTTAAGGGCTCTCAGCCACGTTTTGCCGAGACAGCCAGCAGAGCCCATACATACACGTGCCCCCCAACCCTGCACCCCCTCCCACCGCTGACACCAACACCACGAGTGAAGCACACCACGGCCAAGCCCTCCCTGAGCAGCCCCCAGACCAGGCAGGGGTCCTGGCAGCTTCCCCCCTGCCTGTGGACATCTTTCCAGACCCCTTGGAGCACACCCCCAGCCGCACATTGCTGAGCCTCCCTGGGGGGCCAGTCCAaaccaggcccccccccccccccccctccaccccagacCCACGACTGGCCCAGGACAAGCCTTCTGCAAAGGCCTCGGGCTGTTCTGAAGCAGCAAATAAAGACGTGGCAGTGGTTTTCTACGCAGCCCGTGTGCGTTCCTGCACGGCTCTGACCACCACCTCGCCATGACAGCCAGAGGGAGGGCACCAGCTGGCACAACGGGAGCCATCCAATACCCCTTGGGGCATCTCAGCTTTGGGGGAGATGGGGCAAATCCAGCCCCGGGTCATTCAGTGAAGGGTGGGATACAGGCAGGGGTGGCTGTGCCCTTGGGCAGGGTCAGGAGGCTCCGTGGGTCTTTTTGCTCCAGGCATTTGGCTTCCCCTTCTGCTCGAGACCCTCCAAaccctgtcctcctcccagggaGGGGTTTGAGGGGTACCGGGGGACAGTGCAGCCCTGTACATCAGGGCACCGGCCCCAGGCACTcccatctctgcctctctccctgccaTGCCATCACCAAAACAACCAGAACACCCTAAAAGTGCCGCGTCCCCGTGCCCAAGAAGGGAGAAGAGGCCTTGTGCGGCTCATTAAATACAGGTAGAAATttattaagggggggggggaaaaaacccacagctttttaaaaaagtatcaaAAAGAGACAAATGAGGTGAAGTGTCTGTCTTTGGCTGGAGCAGCAccagaggga is drawn from Aptenodytes patagonicus chromosome 16, bAptPat1.pri.cur, whole genome shotgun sequence and contains these coding sequences:
- the AANAT gene encoding serotonin N-acetyltransferase — its product is MSVLSTLPFLKPVQLRSPQSSPGGQRRHTLPASEFRCLSPEDAISVFEIEREAFISVSGDCPLHLDEIRHFLNLCPELSLGWFEEGRLVAFIIGSLWDQDRLSQAALTLHKPQGTAVHIHVLAVHRTFRQQGKGSILMWRYLQYLRCLPFARRALLMCEDFLVPFYQKCGFKALGPCEVTVGELAFIEMQHPVRGHAFMRRNSGC